From the genome of Streptomyces sp. JH34:
GGGCCTCCACGAGGACGCGGCCGTAGTGGATCTTGCGGCCCTTCTTCGTGCCGAGGAAGCGCCGCAGCTGTTGCTGCGCGCTGCGGTCACGCTGCGCGGGCTGGTTCACGAAGGTCCGCAGGGCACGCATGTCACCCTCCACCCGGACGAGCTCCTCCACCCGCGTCACTCCCAGCGCGCGGATCAGTTCGTCCTCCAGATCCGCCGCACAGACGAAGAACGTCTGCTGTGCCGCGCCGGCGCGCTCCAGGCCGCGGGTGTAGTAGCCACGCTCCGCCTCGTCGCACAGGCCCGTGAGGCGGAGGCCCAGACCGGTCGGACCCAGGAGTCGGGCGAAGCGCCCGACGCTCATCGCGCCGCCCATCGACAGGACGCAGACTCCCTCGGCCGCCAGGTCCCGGCCGCGGCCGGCGGCCAGCGCGTCCACCGCCGCGACGTCGCTCGGCCCTTCGAGCAGGACGACGGCCCGGACGGGCAGGCTCAGGGCCAGCTCCCGCGCCGGTTCACCGGGGCCACCGGCCGCCCATGCGGTGACCGCTTCCCGGAAGGACCCCATGTCTGGCATGAGGCGAGTCTCCCCCTCCCCGCACCGCCGCGGTACCGGTTTTCCCCGCAGGCCCTGCGCGTACCGCGGTCGGACACGCCCCCGCCACGGCCCCGGACACGGCCCCCCTTCGGTCCGTTGCGCCGGCCGGACCGGCGATGTACGTTCGCTCGCGCCGAGGACGTCGGTGCGCCCGACGCCGTCGGGTGGACTCCGGGAAGGAAACTCTTGCCCCTCAGGAACCTGCGGATCCCCACCGAGGACGGCGTGGCCGACGGCTTCGCCGCCTTCCCCGACGACGGAGAGCGGCACCCGGGGGTGCTGATGTACCCGGACGGCTTCGGTATCCGTCCCGTACTGCGGGAGATGGCCCTCGAACTGGCGGGGCACGGGTACCACGTGCTCGTCCCCAACTTCCTGCACCGGAACGGCCCGGCGCCCGTGGTCGCCCTACCCGAGCACATCGGGGAGGACGCCAGGCGTGAGATCTTCGCCGAGCTGATGCCCCTGATAGAGGCACACACCACCGACCGCGTCCTGAACGACGCCGACGCCTGCCTCCGCTTCCTCGCCGCGCAGCCCGAGGTCGCTCCCGGCCCGGTCGCGGTGACCGGCTACTGCGTCGGCGGGCTGCTGGCGATGCGCACCGCCTCGGCGCACCCCGGCCGGGTGGCCGCCGTCGCCGGGTTCCACAGTCCCGTGGTCGGTGACGGACCGGACGGCCTGCACGGCCTCCTCTCGCCCATCACCGCGCAGGTCCACCTCGGCCATGCCGAGAGCGATCTGACGCCGGAGGCCCTCGGCGAGCTGAACAAGGCGCTGGACGCCGCGGAGCTCGACCACACGTCGGAGATCTATGCCGGCACGGTCCACGGCTTCACCATGTCCGACACCGACGCCTTCAGCGCCTCCGCGCTTCAGCGGCACTGGGACCGTCTGCTCCCCCTCCTCGGCCGCACCCTGCGCCAGGGCTGACGCCCCGGCCGGTCACCCCTCGCTGGGCACGTGGCTCAGGTCCACCACGCAGAAGATGTTCCCGTCGGGGTCGGCGAGGACGACGAAGTCGGGATCCGGCGGATAGAGGTCCCAGTCGACGGTCCGGGCGCCGAGTCCGAGCAACCGCGTGATCTCAGATCGCTGTTCGTCCCGTGTCTGCGCGAAGAGGTCCAGGTGGACACGGGGGCGGGGCTCGGCCGCCGACGTGCTGTGGATCAGGCCGAGGGCGCGGCCGGAACCATCGGCGTGTTCCAGCGTCCGCCAGGTCTCGCTCTCCCGCTCCTCGGTGGCGACCAGATTCAGGGCGGCGGTCCAGAAGGCCACCGCACGGGGGACGTCCGTGGCCCCGATGACGGGGATTCCGAGTCTCAGCATGGGGCGAGCCTAGACAGCAGACACACGTTCGGACCGGCGCGTGAAGGGCCCTCGCGCCGCCACCGCCGCGTGCCGTCCGCGCGGCGAGCGTCAGAAGGCGTATCTGACGCGCAGCCACGGCGCGTGCGCTGCAAGCAGCTCCCGCATGCGCGTCAGGGAACGCTGCTTGATCTCGCGGGCGTAGCGGACGTTGAGGGCCCCGTTCTCCGAGCGCTTGGTCTCCTGGGCGGCCGGCTGCCACAGCACCTCCTCGGCCCGGGGGTGCCAGCCGAGGTTGACCTCGTGGAGCGCCTGGTTGTGGGTCAGCATGATGATCTCGGCGGCCGCCTGCTCCTTCACCCGGGCGGGCAGCACGTCGTCGAGGTGGGTGAACAGGTCGGCCCAGTCCCGCTGCCAGCCCGGGCGCAGTACGACCGGCGAGAGGTTGAAGTGGACCTCGTAGCCGGCGTCGAGGAAGTCGGCCGCCGCCGCGATGCGCTCCGGGACCGGGCTGGTGCGGATGTCCAGCAGCCGGGCGTCGTCGGGCGGCATGAGGGAGAAGCGCACCCGGGTGCGCCCCTGCGGGTCGAGTGCGAGCAGGTCGGGGTTGACGAACTTGGTCGCGAAGGACGCCTTCGCTGTGGGCAGTCCGCGGAACGCGGCGACGAGATCCGCGGTGTTGTCGCAGACGAGGGCGTCGACGGAGCAGTCGCCGTTCTCGCCGATGTCGTAGACCCATGACCGGGGGTCGCACTGGTTGGGCTCCGGTTTGGGGCCCTGCGCCCGTACGTGGCGGCGGACGTGGGCCACGATCGCCTCGATGTTGGTGAACAGCGTGATGGGGTTCGCGTAGCCCTTGCGGCGCGGGACGTAGCAGTAGGCGCAGGCCATCGCGCACCCGTTGGAGGGGCCGGGGGCGATGAAGTCGGCCGATCTGCCGTTGGGGCGTGTCCGGAGTGTGTGCTTGACGCCGAGGACCAGCGTCCCGTTCTTGATCCGGACCCAGCGGGCGATGTTGCCGTCGTTGCCGTGGAGGGAGGGGATGCCCCAGTGGTTGGCGATCTCGGTCACGCGCACTTCGGGCAGACGGTCCATGATCTGTCTGCCGCGCGGTGAGTCGAGGGCGGCGGGCTCCGCGTAGACCTCGCGCACGTCGAGCAGCCGACGGGCCTGCGGACTGTCCCGGAAGGTCCCGTGCGGGGCCTCGGCCGGCGTCGTGTCCGACCACCCGAAGAGTGCTTGCTGCCCGGGTTCCCCCGAGGGGGGTTCTGCCGCCGGCTGATCCATGTGCCCGTCCTTTCCGCGCGCCGCGACCTGGGCAGCGCACGACGCCTCCTGCCCAAGGATCTCAGTCCCGGCGGCGGCGCTCCTGCTCCAGCAGTTCGTCGAGGTCGGTGAGCCTGTCCAGGCCGCGCACGGCCCGGGTCATCCGCGCGTTGTGCTCGAAGCGGTCACGATGCCGGTGCAGGAGGTTCCAGTACCCGGCGGTGAAGGGGCACGCGTCCTCGCCGACCCGTACGGACGGCTTGTAGCGGCAGGAGCCGCAGAGGTCGCTCATGCGGTCGATGTAGGCGCCGCCGGAGGTGTAGGGCTTGGTCGTCATGCGGCCCCCGTCGGCGTACTGCGACATGCCCACCACGTTGGGGACCATCACCCAGTCGTAGCCGTCGACGAAGCTGCGGTGGAACCAGTCGGTGACGGCACGGGGATCCCATCCGCGCTGCAGGGCGAAGCTGCCCAGGACCATCAGGCGTGGGATGTGGTGGGTCCAGCCGGTCGTTCTGACCTGGTCGAGGACGTGGGAGAGGCAGTTCGCACCGGTCGCGTCCGAGGACAGCTCCGTGAACCAGTCGGGCAGCGGAGCGTGGTGGCGCAGGGCGTTGCCCTCCCGGTAGCGCGTTCCGAAGTACCAGTACACGTGCCAGACGAACTCGCGCCATCCGGCGATCTGGCGCACGAACCCCTCGGCACTGTTGAGCGGCACGTCGCCCGACCGCCACCGTGCCTCGGCCCGCTCGACGCATTCCGTGGGATCCAGCAGGCCGAGGTTGAGCGACGAGGACAGCAGGCTGTGGCTCATCGTCGTGTCCCCGGCGAGCATCGCGTCCTCGTACGCGCCGAACGTGGCGAGCCTGTGCTCCACGAAGCGGCGCAGCGCGGCGAGTGCCTCCCGGCGGGTGGCGGGGAACCTGCGCGGCGCGTCCTCGCCGACGAACTCGACGTCCCCGTCGCGCGACCACCGGTCGAGGTCGGAGCGCACCTCGTCGTCGATCTCGCTCTCCCGGGGGCGGTACGGTGCCGGAACGCCCAGGTCGGTGGATCCGCGTGGCGGGGGCTGCCGGTTGTCGTGGTCGAGGTTCCACCGGCCCCCGACCGGCTGGTCGCCCTCCATCAGCAGGTCGTGGGTCCCGCGGACCCATCGGTAGAAGTCCTCCTGCCGGAGGTGCTTCGTGCCGCGGTCGTCCGCCCATGTGCGGAACTCGTCGTGCGTCACCAGGAACC
Proteins encoded in this window:
- a CDS encoding VOC family protein, whose product is MLRLGIPVIGATDVPRAVAFWTAALNLVATEERESETWRTLEHADGSGRALGLIHSTSAAEPRPRVHLDLFAQTRDEQRSEITRLLGLGARTVDWDLYPPDPDFVVLADPDGNIFCVVDLSHVPSEG
- a CDS encoding cryptochrome/photolyase family protein, which produces MTEEESGTPHWLFGDQLGPHFVDPARGGPHRDAPLLMIEARSVFRRRRFHRAKAHLVLSAMRHRAAELGDRVRYVKADTYRQGLRETVGDGKVTVHHPTSHAAHAFVRSLPSVRVLPARGFLVTHDEFRTWADDRGTKHLRQEDFYRWVRGTHDLLMEGDQPVGGRWNLDHDNRQPPPRGSTDLGVPAPYRPRESEIDDEVRSDLDRWSRDGDVEFVGEDAPRRFPATRREALAALRRFVEHRLATFGAYEDAMLAGDTTMSHSLLSSSLNLGLLDPTECVERAEARWRSGDVPLNSAEGFVRQIAGWREFVWHVYWYFGTRYREGNALRHHAPLPDWFTELSSDATGANCLSHVLDQVRTTGWTHHIPRLMVLGSFALQRGWDPRAVTDWFHRSFVDGYDWVMVPNVVGMSQYADGGRMTTKPYTSGGAYIDRMSDLCGSCRYKPSVRVGEDACPFTAGYWNLLHRHRDRFEHNARMTRAVRGLDRLTDLDELLEQERRRRD
- a CDS encoding spore photoproduct lyase family protein, producing the protein MDQPAAEPPSGEPGQQALFGWSDTTPAEAPHGTFRDSPQARRLLDVREVYAEPAALDSPRGRQIMDRLPEVRVTEIANHWGIPSLHGNDGNIARWVRIKNGTLVLGVKHTLRTRPNGRSADFIAPGPSNGCAMACAYCYVPRRKGYANPITLFTNIEAIVAHVRRHVRAQGPKPEPNQCDPRSWVYDIGENGDCSVDALVCDNTADLVAAFRGLPTAKASFATKFVNPDLLALDPQGRTRVRFSLMPPDDARLLDIRTSPVPERIAAAADFLDAGYEVHFNLSPVVLRPGWQRDWADLFTHLDDVLPARVKEQAAAEIIMLTHNQALHEVNLGWHPRAEEVLWQPAAQETKRSENGALNVRYAREIKQRSLTRMRELLAAHAPWLRVRYAF
- a CDS encoding TOPRIM nucleotidyl transferase/hydrolase domain-containing protein codes for the protein MPDMGSFREAVTAWAAGGPGEPARELALSLPVRAVVLLEGPSDVAAVDALAAGRGRDLAAEGVCVLSMGGAMSVGRFARLLGPTGLGLRLTGLCDEAERGYYTRGLERAGAAQQTFFVCAADLEDELIRALGVTRVEELVRVEGDMRALRTFVNQPAQRDRSAQQQLRRFLGTKKGRKIHYGRVLVEALDPARVPAPLHGLLAGL
- a CDS encoding dienelactone hydrolase family protein, yielding MPLRNLRIPTEDGVADGFAAFPDDGERHPGVLMYPDGFGIRPVLREMALELAGHGYHVLVPNFLHRNGPAPVVALPEHIGEDARREIFAELMPLIEAHTTDRVLNDADACLRFLAAQPEVAPGPVAVTGYCVGGLLAMRTASAHPGRVAAVAGFHSPVVGDGPDGLHGLLSPITAQVHLGHAESDLTPEALGELNKALDAAELDHTSEIYAGTVHGFTMSDTDAFSASALQRHWDRLLPLLGRTLRQG